The following are from one region of the Deltaproteobacteria bacterium genome:
- a CDS encoding transglycosylase domain-containing protein, whose amino-acid sequence MAQPAAELPPEAPPPPSPERESRLELVDTVRPRHWWKKAFLFLVYCGMAVVLIGGAAALGVYYKFSKGLPEVPRVEDYRPPILTEFRSDDGALVGEFYKERRKVVPYEQIPKKLVQAFIAAEDKNFFDHFGLDIEGTIRAASKTLRGQHIQGGSTLTQQTAKSILVNESFSAVDFDAILRDADAKVPPAPAPAQAAIDEFVDSSRRARLGNAYNDDTKKIPPSPDELKRATDFLTQRATNARNKQVQAVYTRLKEAALRQAFKEATVRTGKLGIIRKIREAILSRRLEKSLTKEEILYLYLNNIYLGHHAYGVQTAAENYFRKDVKDLTLAEMATLAGLPQSPSANPYAHPQRSKERRAYVLGRMLVDGMISQKDYDDAMKAPVKAYDVEDVFHDSSPFFAEQVRRDIVDRYGNERLLTDGLTVDLTMDAERQREAQDAMLTGLIEVDKRQGYYGPLMHFTSEAEKKEFEAKVEKQLTKDEPVVGGYYPAIVTKVDDKDMVAELLIGTHHKGKLPLAEMRWARKPNPEQYYPSALISHVSTALKVGDVALVKLRTLDEVKKDADSFTEKQIPTDGSALYSLEQEPQLQGAIVSIDPHKNYVPAMIGGYDYDASEFNRAFQACRQPGSAFKPVEYSAAIEQLDYTASTVIVDSPIVFDDPDTQLRWKPENYENDFKGDVIVRTALMESMNIPAIKVFQAVGIENVRAWAKKLGITTEVHSDLSSALGSSCVHPWELAQMYAVFDRDGKREPVYFVRQVRDRNGRVLEDHTAYNDPWASSMDRIRAGYARLFDKPEQVMEPETAFLTTWLLHDVATGGTGANASRLNKPVAGKTGTTNDSHDTWFVGFTHDLLTAVWLGYDDYKHDPMGKYEAGSRASLPIWLEYMKHALEGVPQPWFQPAPGADIVWANIDPKTGKLAKGREGVREAFKRGNEPTLDDEKNNAQPLDPLMTP is encoded by the coding sequence ATGGCCCAGCCTGCTGCCGAGCTGCCCCCGGAGGCGCCGCCGCCTCCGTCGCCCGAGCGCGAATCGCGCCTGGAGCTGGTGGACACCGTCCGTCCGCGGCACTGGTGGAAGAAGGCGTTCCTCTTCCTGGTGTACTGCGGCATGGCCGTGGTGCTCATTGGCGGCGCCGCAGCGCTGGGCGTGTACTACAAGTTCAGCAAGGGCCTGCCCGAGGTGCCGCGCGTCGAGGACTACCGGCCGCCCATCCTCACCGAGTTCCGCAGCGACGACGGCGCGCTGGTGGGCGAGTTCTACAAGGAGCGGCGCAAGGTCGTTCCCTACGAGCAGATCCCCAAGAAGCTGGTGCAGGCCTTCATCGCCGCCGAGGACAAGAACTTCTTCGACCACTTCGGCCTCGACATCGAGGGCACCATCCGCGCGGCCAGCAAGACGCTGCGCGGTCAGCATATCCAGGGTGGCTCCACGCTCACCCAGCAGACGGCCAAGTCGATCCTGGTGAACGAGAGCTTCTCCGCCGTCGACTTCGACGCCATCCTCCGCGACGCCGACGCCAAGGTGCCGCCCGCGCCCGCGCCCGCGCAGGCCGCCATCGACGAGTTCGTCGACTCCAGCCGCCGCGCGCGCCTGGGCAACGCCTACAACGACGACACCAAGAAGATCCCGCCCAGCCCCGACGAGCTCAAGCGCGCCACCGACTTCCTCACCCAGCGCGCCACCAACGCGCGCAACAAGCAGGTGCAGGCGGTCTACACGCGCTTGAAGGAAGCTGCGCTGCGCCAGGCCTTCAAGGAAGCCACGGTCCGCACGGGCAAGCTGGGCATCATCCGCAAGATCCGCGAGGCCATCCTCTCCCGGCGGCTCGAGAAGTCGCTGACCAAAGAGGAAATTCTTTATTTGTATTTGAATAATATCTACCTGGGCCACCATGCGTACGGCGTCCAGACCGCGGCGGAGAACTACTTCCGCAAGGACGTGAAGGACCTCACGCTCGCAGAGATGGCCACGCTCGCGGGCTTGCCGCAGAGCCCCAGCGCGAACCCGTATGCGCACCCGCAGCGTTCGAAAGAGCGCCGCGCCTACGTGCTCGGCCGCATGCTCGTCGACGGGATGATCTCCCAGAAGGACTACGACGACGCCATGAAGGCCCCGGTGAAGGCCTATGACGTGGAGGACGTCTTCCACGACAGCTCGCCGTTCTTCGCCGAGCAGGTGCGCCGCGACATCGTCGATCGCTATGGCAACGAGCGGCTGCTGACCGATGGCCTCACCGTCGATCTCACGATGGACGCCGAGCGCCAGCGCGAAGCCCAGGATGCCATGCTCACGGGCCTCATCGAGGTCGACAAGCGCCAGGGCTACTACGGCCCGCTGATGCACTTCACGAGCGAAGCCGAGAAGAAGGAGTTCGAGGCCAAGGTCGAGAAGCAGCTCACCAAGGACGAGCCCGTGGTGGGTGGCTACTACCCGGCCATCGTGACCAAGGTCGACGACAAGGACATGGTCGCCGAGCTGCTCATCGGCACGCACCACAAGGGCAAGCTGCCGCTCGCGGAGATGCGCTGGGCGCGCAAGCCCAACCCGGAGCAGTACTACCCGAGCGCGCTCATCTCGCACGTGTCCACGGCCTTGAAGGTCGGCGACGTCGCGCTGGTGAAGCTTCGCACCCTCGACGAGGTGAAGAAGGACGCCGACAGCTTCACCGAGAAGCAGATCCCCACCGACGGCAGCGCGCTCTACTCGCTGGAGCAGGAGCCGCAGCTCCAGGGCGCGATCGTGAGCATCGATCCACACAAGAACTACGTGCCCGCGATGATCGGCGGCTACGACTACGACGCCTCCGAGTTCAACCGCGCGTTCCAGGCCTGCCGCCAGCCGGGCTCGGCGTTCAAGCCGGTCGAGTACAGCGCCGCCATCGAGCAGCTCGACTACACCGCGAGCACCGTCATCGTGGACTCGCCCATCGTCTTCGACGACCCGGACACGCAGCTGCGCTGGAAGCCCGAGAACTACGAGAACGACTTCAAGGGCGACGTCATCGTGCGCACCGCGCTGATGGAGTCGATGAACATCCCCGCCATCAAGGTCTTCCAGGCGGTGGGCATCGAGAACGTGCGCGCGTGGGCCAAGAAGCTCGGCATCACCACGGAAGTGCACAGCGATCTCTCGAGCGCGCTGGGCAGCTCGTGCGTGCACCCGTGGGAGCTGGCGCAGATGTACGCGGTCTTCGATCGCGACGGGAAGCGCGAGCCCGTCTACTTCGTGCGCCAGGTTCGCGATCGCAACGGCCGCGTGCTCGAGGACCACACCGCGTACAACGATCCCTGGGCGTCATCGATGGACCGCATCCGCGCGGGCTACGCGCGCCTCTTCGACAAGCCCGAGCAGGTGATGGAGCCCGAGACCGCGTTCCTCACCACCTGGCTGCTGCACGACGTGGCCACCGGTGGCACCGGCGCCAATGCTTCGCGGCTCAACAAGCCCGTGGCCGGCAAGACCGGAACGACGAACGACTCGCACGACACCTGGTTCGTGGGCTTCACCCACGACCTGCTCACGGCGGTGTGGCTCGGCTACGACGACTACAAGCACGACCCGATGGGCAAGTACGAAGCCGGCTCGCGCGCCAGCTTGCCGATCTGGCTCGAGTACATGAAGCACGCGCTCGAGGGCGTGCCGCAGCCGTGGTTCCAGCCGGCGCCGGGCGCGGACATCGTCTGGGCGAACATCGACCCCAAGACGGGCAAGCTCGCCAAGGGCCGCGAGGGCGTGCGCGAGGCGTTCAAGCGCGGCAACGAGCCCACGCTCGACGATGAGAAGAACAACGCGCAGCCGCTCGATCCGCTGATGACGCCCTGA
- a CDS encoding YfhO family protein encodes MAANGKLRRVAAVHAALAIAALGAVFLPALRPGAMLLGHDAYQLFLPLKQFLRAEFAQGHWPTWFPGDGLGIPVAGTFVAGLLDPLNVLLVLPPAQAVKWMVLLAYPIAALGAALGARALGLPRRAALFSGLAFALTGALVSQSVSLQYVGAFSRLPWALWAALRLRRAGRLEFSAALALALASTLWSGDPEVLFLGALTASVIVVWPGARASTRARWIGLIAAGIATALLTLPLLLPALHTFSGSARAGSLDPDEALAWSLHPARLAELVLGTPFLTASSDTLARFGAQNGGFWSQGCGVGVIVLALAVLGVRRPGPRWRWIAAGAAALALLLATGRYGHVYAHVPAMMHFRYPEKLVVWAALPIAWLAGRGLVGATRAKLSAWVIPLGIIVIAGVAGRAMDPGFGSLLVRGILFVGVAIAVAKLAPRRMRWIAIAALAFVELGSADRALLDLGEVATYLPTQSPLPEATAGERICSDLGAQGYQLPAGVEDSESASRAAQLATLAYGLPSLYGLRSTYGLTPAWPADLVTLCSVAEQCGTPCARLQGARLQWLQPASAKALLASGQYRRVRALESPVVAELLEDLHAPTYAAVLPARTYDDAFATIAQLHQGKLPTSEVAWVARADSADANSWTGHGHAQLASIEPGRIRISADADGSALLVLREAINRDWRATIDGTPSPIVRADFAMIGVPLAAGHHEVALDFVPFGGRWSLLGYALGLLLCAAAIVRGRR; translated from the coding sequence ATGGCGGCAAACGGAAAACTCCGGCGCGTCGCGGCCGTGCATGCGGCGCTGGCGATTGCCGCGCTGGGCGCGGTCTTCCTGCCCGCGCTGCGGCCCGGCGCCATGCTGCTCGGCCACGACGCCTACCAGCTCTTCTTGCCGCTCAAGCAGTTCCTGCGCGCCGAATTCGCGCAAGGCCACTGGCCGACGTGGTTCCCGGGCGATGGCCTGGGCATTCCCGTCGCGGGCACGTTCGTGGCCGGGCTGCTGGATCCGCTGAACGTGCTGCTGGTGCTGCCGCCGGCGCAGGCTGTGAAGTGGATGGTGCTGCTCGCGTATCCGATCGCGGCGCTGGGCGCGGCGCTCGGTGCGCGGGCGCTGGGGCTACCACGACGCGCGGCGCTCTTCTCCGGCCTGGCGTTCGCGCTCACGGGCGCGCTGGTGAGCCAGAGCGTGAGCTTGCAGTACGTGGGCGCGTTCTCGCGGCTGCCGTGGGCGCTTTGGGCGGCGCTGCGGCTGCGACGAGCGGGGCGACTCGAGTTCTCCGCGGCGCTCGCGCTGGCGCTCGCGAGCACGCTCTGGAGCGGCGACCCGGAAGTTCTGTTTCTCGGCGCGCTGACGGCGTCGGTGATCGTGGTGTGGCCGGGTGCACGTGCGTCGACGCGCGCGCGCTGGATCGGCTTGATCGCGGCGGGCATCGCGACGGCGCTGCTCACCTTGCCGCTGCTCTTGCCGGCACTGCACACGTTCTCCGGGAGCGCGCGAGCGGGCAGCCTGGATCCCGACGAGGCGCTCGCGTGGTCGCTGCATCCGGCGCGCTTGGCGGAGCTCGTGCTGGGCACGCCATTTCTCACCGCCAGCTCGGACACGCTCGCGCGCTTCGGCGCTCAGAACGGCGGCTTCTGGAGCCAGGGCTGCGGCGTGGGCGTGATCGTCCTCGCGCTGGCGGTGCTCGGTGTGCGGCGGCCCGGGCCGCGTTGGCGATGGATCGCTGCGGGCGCGGCGGCGCTTGCGTTGCTGCTGGCCACGGGGCGCTACGGGCACGTCTACGCGCACGTGCCGGCGATGATGCATTTTCGTTATCCCGAGAAGCTCGTCGTCTGGGCTGCGCTGCCGATCGCGTGGCTCGCGGGGCGCGGGCTGGTGGGCGCGACGCGCGCGAAGCTCTCGGCCTGGGTGATTCCGTTGGGGATCATCGTCATCGCAGGCGTCGCCGGGCGCGCGATGGATCCGGGCTTTGGATCGCTGCTCGTGCGCGGGATCCTCTTCGTCGGTGTGGCGATCGCGGTCGCGAAGCTCGCGCCGCGGAGGATGCGTTGGATCGCGATCGCGGCGCTGGCGTTCGTGGAGCTCGGATCCGCCGATCGCGCGCTGCTCGATCTCGGCGAGGTGGCGACGTACTTGCCCACGCAGAGTCCGCTGCCCGAGGCGACGGCTGGCGAGCGGATCTGCTCGGATCTCGGCGCGCAGGGCTATCAACTTCCGGCGGGCGTCGAGGACAGCGAGAGTGCGAGCCGCGCGGCCCAGCTCGCCACGCTCGCGTACGGGCTGCCCTCGCTCTACGGCCTGCGCTCGACCTACGGGCTCACGCCCGCCTGGCCCGCGGATCTGGTGACGCTCTGTTCCGTCGCCGAGCAGTGCGGAACGCCGTGCGCGCGGCTGCAAGGCGCGCGGCTGCAGTGGCTGCAGCCTGCGTCGGCGAAGGCGCTGCTCGCGTCGGGGCAATATCGACGCGTGCGCGCGCTGGAGTCGCCGGTCGTGGCCGAGCTGCTCGAGGATCTGCACGCGCCGACCTACGCCGCCGTGCTTCCCGCTCGCACGTACGACGACGCGTTCGCGACGATCGCGCAGCTGCACCAGGGAAAGCTGCCGACGTCGGAGGTCGCGTGGGTGGCGCGCGCCGACAGCGCCGACGCGAATTCGTGGACCGGTCACGGCCATGCGCAGCTCGCGTCGATCGAGCCGGGCCGGATCCGGATCTCGGCCGATGCCGACGGCTCAGCGCTCCTCGTGCTCCGCGAAGCGATCAACCGCGATTGGCGCGCGACGATCGACGGCACGCCGTCGCCCATCGTGCGCGCCGACTTCGCGATGATTGGCGTCCCGCTCGCAGCTGGCCATCACGAGGTCGCGCTCGACTTCGTTCCCTTCGGCGGACGCTGGAGCTTGCTCGGCTACGCGCTCGGCCTGCTGCTCTGCGCTGCGGCGATCGTGCGGGGGCGGCGATGA
- a CDS encoding benzoate-CoA ligase family protein has protein sequence MAVEIPEQLNLASFFLDHNLEAGRANKVAIRFEGREYTYAEIADHSHRLAHALVELDVQPEQRVLLMLPDIPQFAVAWFAVQRVGGVCCAVSPDVSAEEARYYLEYTRAKVVIASEAAAKTLDELRAHEQTAVIVVGDAGDTGSSYTDLVYDDRGPFPTHPTHRDDPAVWLFTSGSTGFPKGAVHRARDFAYNALTYALPVVGYSESDVSVSVPRLAFGYALGSNLLFPFRAGGTVALFQEKGTPEKVCEVVAREKATIFITVPTSLNGLTHFAGLKRDDWKQMRCVISAGEALPEELYTRWKQQTGVEILDGIGSAEMFHIFVTNRIGDVVLGSLGRVVEGYEAQVRDDDGRELPRGEVGTLWVRGGSIAIEYWHNRDLSLRTFRGEWCVSQDKFTVDEKGYFRFCGRGDDMLKVAGKWLSPLEVENCLLAHPAVKEAAVVGFKDAEGLDKPRAFVVVKPEHQADDALAKTLQDHVKTNLAPYKYPREVRFIDALPRSDRGKVLKNQLRG, from the coding sequence ATGGCCGTCGAGATCCCCGAGCAGCTCAACCTGGCCAGCTTCTTCCTGGACCACAACCTGGAAGCGGGCCGCGCCAACAAGGTGGCCATCCGCTTCGAGGGTCGCGAGTACACCTACGCCGAGATCGCGGATCACTCGCACCGGCTGGCGCACGCGTTGGTGGAGCTCGACGTGCAGCCGGAGCAGCGCGTGCTCTTGATGCTGCCCGACATCCCCCAGTTCGCGGTCGCGTGGTTCGCGGTGCAGCGCGTGGGCGGCGTGTGCTGCGCGGTCTCGCCCGACGTCTCCGCGGAAGAGGCCCGCTACTACCTCGAGTACACGCGCGCGAAGGTCGTCATCGCGTCCGAAGCCGCGGCCAAGACGCTCGACGAGCTCCGCGCGCATGAGCAGACCGCGGTGATCGTCGTCGGCGATGCGGGCGACACCGGCTCGAGCTACACCGACCTCGTCTACGACGACCGCGGCCCGTTCCCCACACACCCCACGCACCGCGACGATCCGGCGGTCTGGCTCTTCACCAGCGGCTCCACCGGATTCCCCAAGGGCGCCGTGCACCGCGCGCGCGACTTTGCGTACAACGCGCTCACCTACGCGCTTCCCGTCGTCGGCTACAGCGAGAGCGACGTGAGCGTCTCCGTGCCGCGGCTCGCGTTCGGCTATGCGCTCGGCTCGAATCTGCTGTTCCCGTTCCGCGCGGGCGGGACCGTCGCGTTGTTCCAGGAGAAGGGCACGCCGGAGAAGGTCTGCGAGGTCGTGGCGCGCGAGAAGGCGACCATCTTCATCACCGTGCCCACCAGCTTGAACGGGCTCACGCACTTCGCGGGCCTCAAGCGCGACGACTGGAAGCAGATGCGCTGCGTGATCTCGGCCGGCGAGGCCCTGCCCGAGGAGCTCTACACGCGCTGGAAGCAGCAGACGGGCGTGGAGATCCTCGACGGCATCGGCTCGGCGGAGATGTTCCACATCTTCGTCACCAACCGCATCGGCGACGTGGTGCTCGGCTCGCTCGGCCGCGTGGTCGAAGGCTACGAAGCGCAGGTGCGCGACGACGACGGACGCGAATTGCCCCGCGGCGAAGTGGGCACGCTCTGGGTCCGCGGCGGATCCATCGCCATCGAGTACTGGCACAACCGCGACCTCAGCCTGCGCACTTTCCGCGGCGAGTGGTGCGTGAGCCAGGACAAGTTCACCGTCGACGAGAAGGGCTACTTCCGCTTCTGCGGCCGCGGCGACGACATGCTCAAGGTCGCCGGCAAGTGGCTCAGCCCGCTCGAGGTGGAGAACTGCCTGCTCGCGCATCCGGCCGTGAAGGAAGCGGCCGTCGTGGGCTTCAAGGACGCCGAGGGCCTCGACAAGCCGCGCGCGTTCGTCGTGGTGAAGCCCGAGCACCAGGCCGACGACGCGCTCGCCAAGACGCTCCAGGACCACGTGAAGACCAACCTCGCGCCATACAAGTACCCGCGCGAGGTTCGCTTCATCGACGCGCTGCCGCGAAGCGATCGCGGCAAGGTCCTGAAGAATCAGCTTCGCGGCTAG